The region CACGCCCCCTGCACCGAGAGATCGATACTGGGCAGGTTCTTCCCCTCAGCCGCCGACGCCATCTCCCCCGCTGCGCGCTCCATCAGTTTCGCACTCTGCATCGCGGGCGTTTCGGCGATATGCCGGATGATCTCACGATAGCTCTGGGCCTGAACCGAAAGCGTCCCCAGCAACGAAGATACGAACAAAAGAGCTGCCGGCCCTCGCCGCAAACTCCCCCCAATGCCCAATGCCCAATGCCCAATGCCTCTCATATCATCTCCTTTTGATTCCAAACGGGTTTTTGACAAAAAGCAGCAAAACAAAGACCGACCCCAAAATACCCCAATAACCCGCGTGCATAAAGGTGTTGTAGAATCCGTAATTGTAACTCATAAAAGCCTCGTAGTTGCCGAAAATCGCCTTGACCTGCGCCATCGTGATCCCCAGACTCTCCTGCATTTTCTGCAGGAAGTAGCTCAAATATTCGACATTTTGCAACTCCTCCATCCTCAGAAAGTGCAGGTTTTTGAAATACTCCATATTATTCGTCGCCAGGGCCGTGCCGAAACTGCCGCCGACGAAGCGGAAGTAATCCATCAGCACGATCGCCAGCTCCCCCTTGTGTGCCGGGGCACTTTGGAGCACCATCACCGTCACCGGGGCAAAAAAGAGCCCCATCCCGATCCCGAAAGGAATCGTCAGTGCCATCGCCTGGTGCAGGGGAGTGTAGTAGTTGAGTGTCGGCAGGAAGAGGATGGAGGTCGTCACATAAAAAAAGGCGGCGATCGCCACCGTCTTCTTCGCCCCAATCTTGTCGGCCAGCATCCCCGCCAGCGGAGAAAAGAGCCCGATAAAGACGGCAAAAGCGAAGACGGCTATCCCCGCATCCAGCGTGGGGAGCATCTTGATATGCTCATAATAGACCGGCAAGAGATAGAAATATTGATACATCGAAAAGCCGAGAATGAAGAAGTAGATCATCATCCCGTTGGCAAAGACCGGATTTTTGAAAAGAGAAAAGTCGATGAGCTTATCTTTGGCGTTAATCTCGCTCAGGGCATAGAGGGCGAAGCCGATCAGGGTGCAGAAGAAGAGCACGCCGATCTCAATCGAGTTGAACCATCCCAGCTGCTGGCCGCGGCTGAGCATCACCAGCAGAGAGATCGTCGCAAACGATAAAAGTATGAAACTGACGAAATTGAAGCGGAGTTTCTGGAACATCGACTCTTTGGGCAGGTAGATCAAGCCTGCCAGCACCAGCAGCAGCCCCACCGGCACATTAACGAAAAAGACCATCCGCCAATTGTAATACTCGGTCAGATACCCGCCGATTGTAGGGCCCAAAGCCGGAGCAAAGCTCACCCCCAGGCCGAAGATCCCCATCGCCAAGCCCTGCTTCTCGGGCGGGAAGTAACTGAAGATCATAATATGGCTGGTCACCATAATCAGCGCCTCACCCACCCCCTGAATAATCCGAAAGATGATGATCTCTTCCAAAGAGTCGGAGAGCCCACAGAAAAAAGAGGCCGCGGTAAAAAGGGCCACCCCGCCCAAAAAGACTGCCTTGGCCCCGAAACGTTTGATGAGATATTCGGTGATGAGCAACGCAATCGCCGCGGCGACCATATAGCTGGTGATGATCCACTGCACCCCGTACATATCGGTCGCCAGGGGACCGGTGAGCTTGGGGACGATCACATCCACCACCGTCGTATCCAGGATCGCCATAAAAGCTCCCGTCATCACGATGATAGAGAAGATCGCCCGCTCACCCGGAGTGATCTCCCAGGGTTTCTTCCCACTTTGAAGCGTTGTATCTTCCGCCGGTAGGGCCATC is a window of Nitratifractor salsuginis DSM 16511 DNA encoding:
- a CDS encoding DHA2 family efflux MFS transporter permease subunit, whose translation is MALPAEDTTLQSGKKPWEITPGERAIFSIIVMTGAFMAILDTTVVDVIVPKLTGPLATDMYGVQWIITSYMVAAAIALLITEYLIKRFGAKAVFLGGVALFTAASFFCGLSDSLEEIIIFRIIQGVGEALIMVTSHIMIFSYFPPEKQGLAMGIFGLGVSFAPALGPTIGGYLTEYYNWRMVFFVNVPVGLLLVLAGLIYLPKESMFQKLRFNFVSFILLSFATISLLVMLSRGQQLGWFNSIEIGVLFFCTLIGFALYALSEINAKDKLIDFSLFKNPVFANGMMIYFFILGFSMYQYFYLLPVYYEHIKMLPTLDAGIAVFAFAVFIGLFSPLAGMLADKIGAKKTVAIAAFFYVTTSILFLPTLNYYTPLHQAMALTIPFGIGMGLFFAPVTVMVLQSAPAHKGELAIVLMDYFRFVGGSFGTALATNNMEYFKNLHFLRMEELQNVEYLSYFLQKMQESLGITMAQVKAIFGNYEAFMSYNYGFYNTFMHAGYWGILGSVFVLLLFVKNPFGIKRR